The sequence TTTCTCTTCGTTGAAAGTTGAAGTAACGGTTGTTGAGGCGGCGGATCGGGTATTGCCGACAGAGGATGCTGATGCTGCTAAACTGTTAACAAGAGTCTTGAAGAAAAAAGGCATCAAACTTCAAACGAGTGTAAAAGTGCAATCCGTTAGTGAAGCGAATGGTATAAAAACAGTTATTTGTGTTGATTCGAAAGGGAAAGAATTCTCTGTTGAAGCGGATACGTTGCTCGTTAGTACGGGAAGAAGACCGAATGTATCAGCAACACACTCCTTAAATTTGAAGGCAAACGGTCCTTTTATTGAGGTTAATGAAAAAATGGAAACGAGTTTGGCGAACGTCTACGCAGTTGGCGATGTAATTGGCGGCTGGCAGCTTGCTCATGCAGCGAGTGCAGAGGGCGTCGTGGCAGCGAACAATGCAGCAGGTATTCCAGATACGATGGATTATAAAGTGATGCCGCGTTGCACTTATACATTACCCGAAATTGCAGGAGTTGGCCTAACAGAAGCTGAGGCCAAAAAGCAAAATATCGATGTGCGTGTTGAGAAGTTCGATTTTGCGGGCAATGGAAAAGCTCTCACATCTGGTGAGTCTGAAGGCTTTACGAAAGTAATCTATGAAGCGAAATACGGTGAAATGATTGGTGTTGTCATGGTAGGATCACATGTAACGGAAATGATTTCTGAGGCATCGGCATTTATGTATTTAGAAGGGACGGTGGAAGAGGCGGCTAAAATGGTCCATCCTCACCCAACAGTGTCCGAAACGTTTTTTGAAGCGGCTGTTAATAGTGTAGATAAGCTTCGCAAGGGGCTATGATATTCAGTAGGAATGAATTTATGTAAGGATGGGATTGGCAATGGGACAAAATGAACAGAAATTAATGGTGAGAACAGCCACCCTTTATTACCACGAAGGGTGGACGCAGGCACAAATTTCTAAAAAAATTGGCATGTCCCGGCCAATTATCTCTCGATTGCTTCAAAAAGCAAAGGACACAGGTATTGTAGAAGTGTTTATTAAGGACGAAACGGTGCATACAGTAGCGCTCGAGCAACAACTTGAGAAATTTTATGACCTTGATGAAGCGGTTGTTGTACCGACAAGTCACGCGCAGGGGCATACGATGAAAAGTGCGGTTGCCTCTGCAGCCGCTTATTATGCTGCAAAAAAAGCAAGAAATATTAGTCGTCTTGGAATCTCCTGGGGGACGACGGTGTCGGAGTTTGTAAAATCGTATCCGTATGAAAACAGGACAGATATGCACATTGTTCCTTTAGAAGGTGGAATGGGAAGGGAATCCATTGATATTCATGCGAATCATCTTGCGTATGAGCTAGCGAAAAAGATGCAGGCATCCTGTTCCTATTTATATGCGCCTGCAATTGTGGATTCAGAGGAAGTAAAGAATCATTTTATGGAGATTTCGGATATCAAGACGGTATTGCAAGAGGGTGCACAGACGGAAATGGCTATCATTGGTGTTGGTAACCCACATGAGGACTCGACACTTGAAAAAGTAGGTTATCTACAGGCGGAGGATGCTGCATCGCTGAGAGAAGCAGGCGCAGCTGGGGATGTAGGCTTTCGTTTTTTCAATGACAATGGTGAGCTAGTGGATCATCCGTTTAATGAACGGGTTGTTGGTGTTGATTTTGAACAATTGAAAGAGATTCCAACGGTGGTTGCGATTGCAGATGGTACGCATAAATTGAGAAGCTTGAGGGGCATTTTGGCGAGTCGGATTGTTGATGTGCTTGTCATTGATGAGCATTCTGCGGTACAACTTGTCAAAACAAAAACAAATGTTTAGTGTTTTCACAAATGCTCACACCTGCTAGAGGGTGTGTTTTCTTTATTGAATTGTAATTTAAATGCACTTTCTTCCAAAGGAATTGTTATAATGAAGAAAATGTCACTAGACAATAAATGAGGGATTGTTATGTTAAGTTGGGAAGAACGTCGTCAACTCGTTAAAGTTGCCAACCTATACTATGTGGAAGGCTGGACGCAACAGCAGATTGCAAAAAAAATTGGTGTTTCTCGTCCTGTCATTTCGAAAATGCTACAAAAGGCAAAAGATGTGGGAATTGTAGAGGTATACATAAAAGATGAAAACGTACATACAGTAGACTTAGAAAAAAAGCTTGAAGAAAAATTTAGGTTGCAGGATACGGTTGTAGTTCCGGCTACTGGCCTTACACCAGATATGACCAGGCGCGCAGTTGGTCAAGCGGCCGGACGTTATTTGGCCAAGCATTTAGCAAGTGACGTAGAAAGGCTTGGTATTTCTTGGGGAACGACGCTTGCAGAAGTTGTCAAAGAGTACCCTTTTGAGCGACGAGAAAATATGAGTGTGGTCCCTCTTGTCGGGGGGATGGGAACAAAAAGTGTGGAAATTCACGCTAATCATCTTGCTTATGAGCTTGCTAAAAAAATGAATGGCAAGTGTTGCTACTTATACGCGCCCGCCATTGTTGAAACGGAAGAGTTAAAAGACCGACTTGTAAAAATGGATGACATTGCCCAAGTATTAGAAGAAGGGAAGAATGTCCAAGTTGCTGTAATTGGTATCGGAAATCCGCATAAGGGATCTACGATGAAGGATATTGGTTATTTGCAAGATGCCGATATTCAAAATTTGAAAAAAGCTGGTGCTATTGGAGATATTAGCTCTCGCTTTTTTGATCAGGATGGTACGCCTATCGAGAACAATCTCAATAACCGAATTATTGGTCTGAGTCTGAAGGACTTGAGGAAAATCCCTTATGTCATTGGGGTTGTAGAAGGGGCGTATAAGGCGGAAAGTATTCTAGCTGCGCTTCAAGGCGGCTATGTGCAAACGCTAATTATTGATGAAGAGACTGCACGGGCTCTATTAAATTAAATAATAAAACGGAAATATGCCCTGAATATTCGGGCATATTTTATTTTTCTGACAGTGTCACAATTGTGTACAAAAAGCGAGCTACAAACTGGGATGAAAACGCATACATTTGTTTAGGTATCCGTGATAACATAAAAATAAGCAGGGAGGTCACAACGATGTATCTAGATGAAAGAAGCAGTTTATTGTTAAAGGATCTAATTCATAATCCAGACTTTAAAAATAAAGATCTGGAGGAAAAGTATGGTCTAAGCCGACGCCAAGTGAGCTATAGCATTGAAAAAGTCAATGGCTGGTTAACGATGAACGATTTGCCGAAGATTGAACGGACAAATAATGGTTTTTTCATAATTAGTGTAGAGTTGTTGTCATATTTTAAGGTGGACAATCAGAAGGAGCTTGTCAGACAGCAATATAATTTGTCTGAGAAAGAACGAGTACAGCTTATTTTATTATTGATTTTAAGCAAAGAGGACGCTCTGTCGCTTATTCACCTTACAAGTGCCTTGCTGGTAAGTAAGAATACAGTATTAAATGATCTGAAATTAGCACAAGCGATGCTTCACTCACATAATCTTGCTGTCAACTACTCGCGCCAGTCTGGATATGTAATGACGGGGAATGAATTGCAAAAGAGAAAATTGCTGATAGATACGATACAGATTGTTCTTGATAATGAACATGGCGAAGCAATTATCGAAAAAATAACAGGTGTTGAAAAAAAGAAACGACAAGAAGTTCAGCGATGGCTTGAGCAGATAGAAGAGCAGCTGAATTTAACATTTACTGATGAAAGGATGAAGCAACTACCCTATATTCTTACGATTATCCTTATACGAATAAAGCAGAAAGAATGCATTGAAGCTGCTTTCTCTATTCATTATGAAGAACTTTCAGATACTAAAGAATACCAAGCTGTTGAATTACTGCTATCTACCTATGGTGATATTCCAAGGGAAGAGCGGTTGTTCATAACACTGAATATTCTAGCATCTAATGTTTCAGCTTCTGAAGTATTAGCAGATAAAATTGTTCCTCAATTAATGAAAGCTGTAGAAGAAATACTAGTGTTGTTTGAACGAAATACTTGTATTGAATTAAAGGAAAAAGAGAAACTCATTCAACTCATTTTTATCCATATGAAACCGGCATATTACCGGATTAAATACCAGCTGACAACTTCAAATATGTACACAGAAAAAATTAGTACGGAATTTGGAGAACTTCATTATTTGATAAAACAGTCGCTTGAGCCGCTACAAACATTAATTGGAGAACCGATACCAGAGAGTGAAGTTGTCTATTTAACGATGTTTATCGGTGGGTGGCTTGAGCGGCAGGGAGACCATATTCATTATAAAACACGAGCTGTGGTCGTCTGCCCGAATGGATTATCTGTTTCCAAGTTGATGAAAAATAGTCTGCAAAAGATTTTTCCTGAGTTTCTCTTTTTAGATTCTTTGTCTGTGCGAGAATTTCATCATTTTAAGTTAGATTATGATCTGGTCTTTTCGCCGCATATGCTGCCAACGGAGAAAAAGGTATATATTGTCCAACAACTACCGACGGAAGAAGAAAAATTGCAACTCAGGAAACGAGTCATGCAGGAGCTATATGGCTATGCGCCCTCCGTCATCAGTGTAGAAGAAATACTTTCTATTGTTAACAAGCACCAGGGGAGAAATAATGATTCGAAGCTAAAAAAGGAATTACAGTCATTTTTGGAAATAAAGCAAGCAACGCCAACGATACGAGACTTAGGAAAGAAGGTACGACCCAATCTGACAGATTTTATCACAGAAGAGGTTATTACAATAGTTCCTGCTGTTTCGGACTGGCAAGAAGCGATACGTCTTTCTGCAGCTCCACTCATTCAAAATGGCTCTATTGAACCGGAATATGTGGAGGAAATTATTCGTGACCACAATTATGAAATCCCGTATATGGTTCTGGGAAAACAGGTATCGATTCCACATGCAAACCCTGAAAGTGGTGTGAATAAAACGGCAATGAGCTTGTTATGTATAAAAGAGGGTGTATCGTTTTCGAAACAATTTCATGTTCATCTGGTTGTGGTAATAGCTGCGAAAGAGAAGGAAAAGCATATTAGAGGGCTGTTTCAGCTATCGAAACTTGCCCTTAATGATGAAGAGGTATATGCGATTGCACAGGCAAACAGTAAGAAAAAAATCATCGATATTATGAGAACGTATGAGGAAGAGGATGAGGACGATGGATAACCGTATTACATTAAATACGCAGCTTGTGGAGTTGCAGGCAGAGCATGAATCAAATGAAGATGTTATTCGTCATCTGTTCGAAAAGCTTCATTCACTTCACTATGTGAAAGAATCTTATTTGGAAGCCGTTTTGGATAGAGAAAAGGAATATCCAACTGGATTACCGCTTACGAAAACGGGCGTAGCAATTCCGCACACTGATTCAGAGCATGTGTTGAAACCAACCATCGCCATAAGTGTATTGAACAAGCCTGTCACATTCAGTGTAATGGGTAGTCCTGAGACAAAAATTGATGTTGAAATTGTTCTCATGCTTGCGATTTCTGATCCACAAAAACAAATTTCGATGCTTCAGCGATTAATGACTGTTTTTCAGGATGAGCAAGCAATGGAACTAATTAAAAGTGCAAAAAGGGAAGAAGAAGTAGTGAATTTGTTAAATAATCAGCTCCAATTAAATGAGAGCGCTTAAATAAAATCGTTTTTAAAATAACTCTGGGGGTGTAAAAATGATTAAAGAAGCAGTGGATTTCGTATTGGATTTAGGTCCGACTATTATGCTGCCAATTATCATGTTGGCGTTTGGCTTAATTTTGAAACAGGGGTTTAATAAATCTTTTCGTGCAGCACTGACAATTGGTATCGGTTTCGTTGGGGTGAATCTTGTGATTGGGCTTCTTATGGAAGCACTTGGACCTGCCACACAGGCAATGGTTGAATCACTCGGCCTTAGCTTAGATATTTTAGATGTAGGTTGGCCGATTGGTGCGGCGATGTCATTTGGAACGCCGGTTGCACCGCTGATGATTCCTTTAATTCTTATTCTAAATGTTATTTTGTTGTCCTTAAATTGGACGAAAACGTTGAACGTCGATATATGGAACTTCTGGCATTTGATTTTCGCGGCTTCTATTGCCTATTATGCCTACGATAACATGTTTCTGGCAATCGCTGTAGGTCTAGTTGTTACTGCAATTACGCTGAAGTTAGCAGACTGGACTGCGCCTGCGATTGAACATCATTTTGGCCTGAAGGGTGTCTCGATGGCGCACTCAGAAACGGTCAACTTTGCACCATTGATGTATGCATCCAATCGTATCATGGATAAAATTCCGGGGCTGAACAAATTGCATGCTGATCCTGAAACATTGAAGAAACGATTTGGTATTTTTGGTGAACCGCTTGTCATGGGTTTGGTACTTGGAGTTCTAATCGGTCTACTTGGCGGTTATGACGCTAAAGGGGTGATGGGGCTTGGTGTTCAAATGGCTGCTGTCCTCATTTTAATGCCGCGTATGGTAGCGCTTCTGATGGAAGGACTCATTCCTATTTCGGAAGGGGCTCGGGATTATATTAATCGAAAGTATCCTGGTAAAAACGTCTACATTGGACTTGATACTGCCATTGTCATTGGACATCCGGCGAATATGGCAGTTGCGCTTTTGATGGTGCCTATTACAATTTTGCTTGCAGTTACTTTGCCTTACAATAATATGTTGCCATTTGCTGATTTATCGGTGCTACCATTCACAGTAGTTTGGGCGGTTGCGGCTGCCCGCGGAAACATTATTCGTGGACTGATCAATAGTGTTTTTGCCTTAATGATTGTGTTCTTTATTGCGACAAACCTAGCAGAGCTAGCAACGACGATGGGACGCGCAGTTGGCTTTGCTTTCCCAGAAGGAGCATCGTTAATTTCTGGTATTGATTTAGGTTCACACATACTTCCATGGATTATTCTTCGTTTGCTCGATCCAAGTAACCCTTATTTCATTGCAGCACTTGGAGCAGCCCTTATTTATGGTTTGCTATGGTACTGGGTCCGCAACGATATTCGTAAGCAATATGCAAAAGAAATGGGTCTTGAGGTACAGGAAACAAATGCTTCAGTGAAAAAATAATAGTAGACTTTAGGAGGAATTAATGATGGCTAAAAAAATACTTGTATCATGTGGGACAGCAGTTGCGACATCTACGGTTGTTGCAAAAAAAGTGGAAGAAATACTTGGGAAAAAGGGATACGATGTTGTTGTTGAACAGTGTAAAGCATCGGAAGTGCCTTACAAGGCGGCGGGTGCAGATGTGATTGTGACAACGACGCCTATCAGCGATGCCGGGGATACACCGGTTATTCAAACGATTTCGTTTTTAACGGGTGTTGGCATAGATGATGATATTGAAAAAATCATCAAGTATTTAAACTGATATCAAGGGGTCTTTATGGCCCCTACTCATTTTTGGAGGAGGCGTTCACTGTGTCGACTTACAGCTACAATAACTCAGCAAGAAATATGACACTCATCGTTCCAGTGCTATTGATGGTTGGCCTTTTTATATGGGCTGTGTATGGATTATTTTCTGAAGGTGCTCTCATGATTTATAAGCTTACGGTTTACACGATGCCTGTTCTTCTTGCATCCTCTTTTTTCGGGCTACATAACCCATCGAGCATTGTTGTGACGGATGAAACGATCACATTTAACGGTTTTGGGCGCAGCCATACGTATACATGGGAAGAGGCTGGAATCATCTATATAAAAAGTTACGGTTATGTTGGCAAAACACTTATCCGTCTTGGTAAGCCACGTATTTTAGGTGGGCGCTACTGGATTACGAATGAGATGCAAGGATACAGTGAACTGCTCGACTTCTTAGAGCAAAGGGATGGAAGGGGAGTGGCAAAATGAAATCGGCGGTTTTTTACGATAAGCATGATATTCGATACGAAGAGCACCCCATTCCGGAAATTGGAGTAGGAGAAGTTCTATTGAAGATGGAGATATGTGGGTTATGTGGCACGGATATTCATAAAGTACTGGGCGAAACAGTACCTTCTTCAAGTGTGCTTGGCCATGAGGTTTCTGGAACAATTGTCAAGGTAGGGCATGGTATCGAGGATTATAAAGAAGGTGATCGAGTGTACGTTGCTCACCACGTACCTTGCTTTACCTGCCATTATTGCCAACGAAAGATGTATACACTATGTAAACAATTTAAAGAAACAAATCTTGATCCAGGTGGATTTTCTGAATATATCCGTGTTCCAGCGCTACACGTCAAGCATACAATGGGCAAGTTACCTAATGATGTGACGTTCGAGCAAGGTGCATTGGTAGAACCAGTTGCCTGCTGTCTACATGGATTTGAATCAATTCGTATTCGTCCAGGAGACTCAGTACTTATTTTGGGAGCAGGGCAGATTGGCTGTATTCAAATCCAGATTGTGCGGCACCTGCTGGCAGGCCAGATTATTGTCAGTGATATTAACCCTTATCGTCTGGAACAATCGCTACAGTTTGGCGCAGATTACACGGTGAATAGCCAACATGAAAATATGGTGGAAAAAGTTATGCAGTTAACAGGTGGAAATGGTGTTGACCATGTAATTATTTCCGCAGGAATCAACAGTTTACTACCGCAAGCGATGGAGTGTGTCAGACGCGGCGGAACGATTCTAGTGTTTGCACCTTTCAAAAATGAAAATATATCAATTCCAGCAGAGCGATTTTTCAATGATGAGATTAAAGTAATTGGCTCATATTCATCGAATCCATACAATTATGAAATTGCGCTACAAATGATACAACAAGGCGTTATTGCTACAGAGAAGATGGTTACGCATCGCTTTCCACTATCGCAATTACTTGAAGCTATTCAATGTGCACATAATCCGAATGAACATGTGTTAAAAGTGCTAATCACTCCTTAATTAAAATGTATGAGACTTGTGAGATTATAATCAGGGGAGGAACGTCATGGACATTATGCTTAATGGGAAAACAGCACTGGTCATTGGTGGAAGTAGTCCAATGATTTCAGCGATTTGTACACAACTTGCAGAATCCGGTGTGCACGTCTGGCATCAACTATTTAAACAAGAGAAACAGGAAAAAGTCCCACTGGTTACATCTATTGTGGCCGATGTGCGAAATCCAAATGACATGAAAAAGTTAATAACAACTATTTTAAATGAAAGTGAAAAAATTGATTTATTAATCAATGCTTCTCCTATGGAGCCTGCCTGCTTATTGAGTGAGTTGGCAGTAGAAGACTGGTTAAGGGTATTTGAATTTCATATAGATGTCCCTTTTCTTTCTTGTAGAGAAATTATTCCACAAATGGTTCGGCAAGGCGGCGGTGCCGTCGTAAATATTTCTTCATCCGCAGCAATTACGGGAGAAGGTGGACCCCATTTTGCTGCTGCGAAAAGTACATTAAATGCGATGACGCGTGGGTTGGCTCGTGAATACCGCGGCCAAGGTATCCAGGTGAATGGAGTAGCCCCTTCTCCCTTTACAAAAGATGAAGAAGAGAATCGAAGTATAGCCGCTTCGACAGCTGCGATGGTAGTCCTTCTCTGTTCGGAATATGGTAGGCGTTTCAGTGGAGAAACAATCATGATTGATGGAGGGGAAAGTGTTGGATAATGTTCTTGTCATTGGAGGCGCAGCAGGAATTGGACGAGAGATTGCACTTGATTTTGCGAAAAAAGGCCATCAAGTCGCTGTTGCAGATATTGATCGAACGACATTGAATACGATGATCCAGCAAAGTTCAGTGGAACAGAATCTTCACGCATTTGATGTAGATGTTAGTTCGTGGGAAAGTGTATCAGCGATGGCGCGGCAGGTGATTGAAAAGTTTGGCCATGTTCATACACTTGTATTTTCAGCAGGCATTACCAAAAGGCTTGGCTTGGAGGAAGTAGACTGGGCTTTATGGAAAAAAACGATGGCTATAAATTTGCACGGCTTATTTTATAGTATAAAAGCAATAAGCCCTTATATGATGGCAAGAAAAGAAGGAAGTATTGTCATTATTGGATCGGGTTCCGCTATCACCGGCTCAGGCGGGGGAATACAATATTATGCCTCAAAAGGTGGAGCATTTGGATTGATGAGATCGCTCGTAAAGGAACTTGGTTCTTATGGCATCAATGTAAATGTGATTGCTCCAAGAGTAATTCAATCACAAATGCTTGATGCATTGTATCCGACAGCTGAGTCGAAACAAGCTATTATGAATGAGATTCCAATTGGTCGATTAGGAAAACCTTCGGATATATCTGAACTTGTGCAGTATGTAAGTGCCAAGCAAGCTAAGTATATTCATGGTCAAATCTTAGTATTAGATGGTGGAAGGACATATCAAGGGAAATAAAAGAACTACTATTACAAACGATTTACCTCGTTTGTAATAGTAGTTCTTTTTTTATTTTATAGCAAGTTTACTAATCGATTGAATATTTAGTATTGACAACATTTCATCAAATAGCATACAATACAGTTATTACAAACGTGTCGGTATAGAACAAATGTAAATAAGGGGTGGTGGTTGTATGTGGGGATACCTATTGGGCGGATTTGTTAGCTTGTGGTTACTTCAAATTTATTTATCGACATTGCAAATGAAACATTATAAAGCAACGGTTCAGGATATGAGCAGACGTGATAGCGGTTATCTGGGGGTTGGGGTAGAAAAAAAGAAACTTGGTTCGGGAACGGTTATTATTCTTGTGACTAACACAGAGGGGATTGTTGAGGATTGTCGTGTGATGAGTGGTGTAACTGTTTTTATTAAATTCAAAGAATGTAAGCGGTTTATTGGGGAGCATATTTCGATGCTTCAAGATGATAAATGGACAGTATCGCTCGAAATGGCCGTCGAAAAAATTAAGCAACAAATGGGGAAAGTCGCAACTGCATAAACACCATAGTAGGACAATAATAGTAGGGGGGAATTTGGTATGGATTTCTTAGTGAAGTTGGCAGAAGGGTTTATCGGCATGTTCCAAGCGGGTGGCGAGACATTCATGGGCATGTTTACTGGTATTATTCCAACGTTAGTTTGTTTGATTCTTGCTGTAAACGCTTTAATTAAAATTGTTGGGGAAGAGAGAATCGACCGCTTTGCCCGGAAATGTACAAAAAATATTATTTTACGCTATACATTGTTTCCACTATTAGCGGTATTCTTTTTAACAAATCCGATGGCATACACATTCGGTAAATTTTTACCGGAACGTCAGAAGCCAGCGTTTTACGATTCGGCAGTTTCGCTTGTGCATCCGATAACAGGGTTGTTCCCGCACGCGAATGCGGCAGAACTTTTTGTCTATATGGGAATTGCACAGGGAATTACCGCACTTGGCTTATCGGTTGGGCCACTTGCTATTCGATTCTTTATTGTTGGTATGATCGTGATCTTGATCCGTGGGATTATCACAGAACGAATTACAATTATGATGATGAAACGACAAAATATTTCTATCAATGATTGAGGATGAGGGGAGGAATAGTAGATGACTGAATTTAAAGCGGTTAAGGTTTCAAAGGGCAGCAGTGGTTGGGGAGGTCCCCTTGTCATTCAGCCGGACGGGGAGAAAAAGTATATTGTTTCGGTGACGGGTGGAGGCATTCACCCAGTTGCTCAGCATATCGCCGATTTAACAGGTGCAGAAGCAGTGGATGGTTTTAAAACATCTATTGAAAAAGAGAAAATGGCTTGTGTAATCATTGACTGTGGTGGTACGGCACGTTGTGGTGTTTACCCTAAAATGGGTGTCTTAACATTGAATTTGACACCGACATCGCCATCAGGACCATTAATGAAGTTTATTCAAGAAGATAATTTCGTTTCGGGTATTAAAGAGTCCGATGTTGAACTGACAGAAGGAGCAGAATCATCTGTGATGGGGACTGTGCATCCCAAAAATGCACAAGAACTCAAAGCGGAGGCTCGTGAAAAAGTTGCTCAGATGAAGGACAGCAAGGGTGAACCACGCAAACAGAATATTGTAGAGAAAATTGGACGTGGCATGGGTGGTGTCATAGGGATTCTCTACCAAGCAGCTCGTGAAACGATTGAGCAGGTTATGAAAAATATTATCCCATTTATGGCGCTTGTTAGTACGCTAATCGGGATTATCCTTTATACAGGAATTGGCGATATTATCGCTAACTTTGTCTCTCCGCTAGCGGGAAATATTTGGGGATTATTGCTGTTATCTGTTATTTGTGCGGTTCCTATTTTGTCGCCATTGCTCGGTCCTGGCGCAGTTATTGCACAGGTTGTTGGTGTTTTGGTTGGAGTGGAAATTGGTAAGGGGAATATCCCGCCAAGCTTAGCTCTTCCAGCGTTATTCGCTATTAACCCACAAGTAGGTGCTGATTTTGTACCTGTAGGCTTAACACTTGGGGAAGCGAAACCAGAAACAGTTGAAGTGGGTGTACCAGCGGTTCTTATGTCGCGTCTAATTACAGGGCCATTGGCTGTATTGATTGCATATGTATTTAGCTTTGGTTTGTACGAATAATATGGATGTTATATAGAAGGTATTTGGAGGTTTAGGAATGAAGACAATTTATGAGTCCGCAGTTACGGAAATTGGTGCTGACGTAGACATGTTTCTGGAAGAGAAGATGATGATTATTTTTAATGAGAGTGCACCGCAAGAATTACGTGATATTGCGATTTTACATCGCATTGCACCTTTGGAGGGGCATATTACGGTCGGTGATGTACTCGCATTTGATGAGCAGTCTTATAAAATCACATTTGTAGGTGAAAAGGTAAATGAAACAGTGAGTGAGTTCGGTCATTGCACAATTAGCTTCACCGGTGCGGATCACGCAGATTTACCGGGAACACTATGTGTGGAAGCAAAAGAAATGCCGACGATTTCTACTTCAACGAAAATTACAATTAAAACAGCCAGGGAGGCATAATAGATGTTAGGACTTAATCGAAAACTTATAGAGCTAGAGAAGGCAGGTAAGGAAATTAAAGTAGGTCTCATTGGCTGTGGGCAAATGGGACGTGGTATGATTTCGCAGATTGAAAACATGAAAGGTATGCGTGTTGCAGCCACAGCAGATTTACAGACAACAATCATTCAAAATGCATATATGTTAGCAGGTGTAGAGCCACAGCAAATCATCACGACAAATGAGATTGAAGCAGCGGAAAAAGCAATGTCTGAAGGAAAAGTTGTAGCCACAACTGATGCATCCCTAGTAATTGAGCTACCAGGCATTGATGTTATCGTAGATGCAACGGGTGTACCGAATATTGGTGCTGAAATTGCTTGGAAGGCTATTATGAACAAAAAGCATATCGTCATGCTCAATGTAGAGGCTGATGTTACGATTGGTCCACTTCTTCATCAAATGGCGGAGGCGAGCAATGTCGTTTATACGGGTACGGCAGGTGACGAGCCAGGTTGTATTATGGAGCTACATGATTTTGCTGACGCACTTGGGTTTGATATTGTTGCGCTAGGAAAAGGGAAAAATAATCCATTGAATTATGAGGCTAATCCTGCGACGGCTGAAGCAGAGGCTAAAGAAAAAGGATCTAGTCCGAAAATGCTGGCATCATTCCAAGATGGAACAAAAACGATGGTCGAAATGAATGCAGTTGCGAATGCAACGGGGTTCTTGCCGGATGTACCGGGGATGCATGGCCCATCTGGTACGGCAAGCGAGCTTCCAGATATTTTCCGTTCAAAAGCGGAGGGTGGTATCTTGAACAATAAGAAAATTGTTGACTATGTAAATGGTGTAGCACCAGGCGTATTCGCGATTATTTCATCAGAAAAAGAAGAAGTCAATCATGAAATGCAGTATTTGAAAATGGGGCCGGGGCCAAACTATATTCTATATCGTCCTTACCATTTAACAAGTCTTGAAACACCATTATCTGTGGCGCGTGCATACTTGAATCAGTCTGCTACAATTGCACCATGGCACGGTCTGCAAGCAGAAACTGTCGCTACGGCGAAAAAAGATTTGCAACCAGGCGATCGTTTAGATGGCATTGGTGGATTTACAGTGTACGGA comes from Sporosarcina sp. FSL K6-3457 and encodes:
- a CDS encoding transcriptional regulator GutM gives rise to the protein MWGYLLGGFVSLWLLQIYLSTLQMKHYKATVQDMSRRDSGYLGVGVEKKKLGSGTVIILVTNTEGIVEDCRVMSGVTVFIKFKECKRFIGEHISMLQDDKWTVSLEMAVEKIKQQMGKVATA
- a CDS encoding PTS galactitol transporter subunit IIC, giving the protein MIKEAVDFVLDLGPTIMLPIIMLAFGLILKQGFNKSFRAALTIGIGFVGVNLVIGLLMEALGPATQAMVESLGLSLDILDVGWPIGAAMSFGTPVAPLMIPLILILNVILLSLNWTKTLNVDIWNFWHLIFAASIAYYAYDNMFLAIAVGLVVTAITLKLADWTAPAIEHHFGLKGVSMAHSETVNFAPLMYASNRIMDKIPGLNKLHADPETLKKRFGIFGEPLVMGLVLGVLIGLLGGYDAKGVMGLGVQMAAVLILMPRMVALLMEGLIPISEGARDYINRKYPGKNVYIGLDTAIVIGHPANMAVALLMVPITILLAVTLPYNNMLPFADLSVLPFTVVWAVAAARGNIIRGLINSVFALMIVFFIATNLAELATTMGRAVGFAFPEGASLISGIDLGSHILPWIILRLLDPSNPYFIAALGAALIYGLLWYWVRNDIRKQYAKEMGLEVQETNASVKK
- a CDS encoding PTS sugar transporter subunit IIA, whose product is MDNRITLNTQLVELQAEHESNEDVIRHLFEKLHSLHYVKESYLEAVLDREKEYPTGLPLTKTGVAIPHTDSEHVLKPTIAISVLNKPVTFSVMGSPETKIDVEIVLMLAISDPQKQISMLQRLMTVFQDEQAMELIKSAKREEEVVNLLNNQLQLNESA
- a CDS encoding SDR family NAD(P)-dependent oxidoreductase; amino-acid sequence: MDIMLNGKTALVIGGSSPMISAICTQLAESGVHVWHQLFKQEKQEKVPLVTSIVADVRNPNDMKKLITTILNESEKIDLLINASPMEPACLLSELAVEDWLRVFEFHIDVPFLSCREIIPQMVRQGGGAVVNISSSAAITGEGGPHFAAAKSTLNAMTRGLAREYRGQGIQVNGVAPSPFTKDEEENRSIAASTAAMVVLLCSEYGRRFSGETIMIDGGESVG
- a CDS encoding zinc-dependent dehydrogenase, which codes for MKSAVFYDKHDIRYEEHPIPEIGVGEVLLKMEICGLCGTDIHKVLGETVPSSSVLGHEVSGTIVKVGHGIEDYKEGDRVYVAHHVPCFTCHYCQRKMYTLCKQFKETNLDPGGFSEYIRVPALHVKHTMGKLPNDVTFEQGALVEPVACCLHGFESIRIRPGDSVLILGAGQIGCIQIQIVRHLLAGQIIVSDINPYRLEQSLQFGADYTVNSQHENMVEKVMQLTGGNGVDHVIISAGINSLLPQAMECVRRGGTILVFAPFKNENISIPAERFFNDEIKVIGSYSSNPYNYEIALQMIQQGVIATEKMVTHRFPLSQLLEAIQCAHNPNEHVLKVLITP
- a CDS encoding PTS sugar transporter subunit IIB gives rise to the protein MAKKILVSCGTAVATSTVVAKKVEEILGKKGYDVVVEQCKASEVPYKAAGADVIVTTTPISDAGDTPVIQTISFLTGVGIDDDIEKIIKYLN
- a CDS encoding SDR family NAD(P)-dependent oxidoreductase — encoded protein: MDNVLVIGGAAGIGREIALDFAKKGHQVAVADIDRTTLNTMIQQSSVEQNLHAFDVDVSSWESVSAMARQVIEKFGHVHTLVFSAGITKRLGLEEVDWALWKKTMAINLHGLFYSIKAISPYMMARKEGSIVIIGSGSAITGSGGGIQYYASKGGAFGLMRSLVKELGSYGINVNVIAPRVIQSQMLDALYPTAESKQAIMNEIPIGRLGKPSDISELVQYVSAKQAKYIHGQILVLDGGRTYQGK